A genomic region of Chitinimonas arctica contains the following coding sequences:
- a CDS encoding SpoVR family protein, whose translation MSDLIISPSSAKRKRAKKTTGPLSIGSEWTFELIDRYYKEISRVAGEFQLDTYPNQLEIITAEQMMDAYASVGMPVMYHHWSYGKHFLSTERGYKRGQMGLAYEIVINSNPCISYLMEENSITMQALVIAHAAFGHNSFFKGNYLFRSWTDASAIIDYLVFARQYIRQCEERHGVDTVEELLDSCHALMNYGVDRYKRPPKLSVAEEQAKQADREAYLQSQVNDLWRTLPRRAEEAEKTEAARFPPEPQENLLYFIEKYAPLLEPWQRELVRIVRKVAQYFYPQRQTQVMNEGWATFWHYTIMNRLYDEGLITDGAIMEFLHSHTNVVYQPPVSSRWYSGINPYALGFAMYSDIRRICEHPTEEDRRWFPDLAGTEWRPALEFAMKNFKDESFIAQYLSPKLIRDFRLFAVRDDDHEAKLEVSVIHNEDGYREIRRKLADQYNLGNREPNIQVWEVNTRGDRSLTLRHIQHNRRPLANTVHEVLKHISRLWGFSVKLESCDGEGRVILTYDCKMEKRHG comes from the coding sequence GTAAACGGGCCAAGAAGACCACTGGGCCGCTTTCGATCGGTTCGGAATGGACCTTCGAACTGATCGACCGCTACTACAAGGAAATCAGCCGGGTAGCAGGCGAGTTCCAGCTGGATACCTATCCCAATCAGCTGGAAATCATCACTGCCGAGCAGATGATGGACGCTTATGCCTCGGTTGGTATGCCGGTCATGTACCACCATTGGAGCTACGGTAAACATTTCCTCAGCACCGAGAGAGGCTACAAGCGGGGCCAGATGGGGCTGGCCTACGAAATCGTGATCAACTCCAATCCTTGTATCTCGTATCTGATGGAAGAAAACTCCATCACCATGCAGGCCCTGGTCATCGCGCATGCCGCTTTTGGCCACAATAGTTTCTTCAAGGGTAACTACCTGTTCCGTTCCTGGACCGATGCCAGCGCCATCATCGATTACCTGGTGTTCGCCCGGCAGTACATCCGTCAGTGCGAGGAGCGCCATGGGGTGGACACGGTCGAGGAGTTGCTCGATTCCTGCCATGCGCTGATGAACTATGGCGTCGACCGTTATAAGCGTCCGCCCAAGCTCTCGGTGGCCGAGGAACAAGCCAAGCAGGCGGATAGGGAGGCTTATCTGCAAAGCCAGGTCAATGACCTGTGGCGCACCCTGCCGCGCCGGGCAGAAGAAGCGGAAAAGACCGAGGCAGCCCGCTTTCCACCCGAGCCGCAGGAGAACTTGCTCTACTTCATCGAGAAATACGCGCCCTTGCTGGAGCCCTGGCAGCGTGAGCTCGTGCGCATCGTGCGCAAGGTAGCGCAGTATTTCTATCCGCAACGCCAAACCCAGGTGATGAACGAAGGCTGGGCCACCTTTTGGCACTACACCATCATGAATCGCCTGTATGACGAGGGGCTGATCACCGATGGCGCGATCATGGAGTTTCTCCACTCGCATACCAATGTCGTCTACCAGCCCCCGGTCAGTAGCCGCTGGTATTCCGGTATCAATCCCTATGCGCTTGGCTTTGCCATGTATTCGGATATCCGCCGAATCTGTGAACATCCCACCGAGGAGGACCGCCGCTGGTTCCCCGACCTGGCCGGCACCGAATGGCGGCCTGCCCTGGAGTTCGCCATGAAGAACTTCAAGGACGAGAGCTTTATCGCCCAGTACCTGTCGCCCAAGCTGATCCGCGATTTCCGCTTGTTCGCGGTGCGCGATGACGACCACGAAGCCAAGCTGGAGGTCAGCGTCATCCACAACGAAGACGGCTATCGCGAGATTCGGCGCAAATTGGCCGATCAATACAATCTGGGCAACCGCGAACCCAATATCCAGGTCTGGGAGGTCAATACCCGCGGCGACCGCTCGCTGACCCTGCGCCATATCCAGCACAATCGGCGGCCGCTGGCCAATACCGTGCATGAGGTGTTGAAGCATATCTCACGGCTGTGGGGATTCTCGGTCAAGCTGGAAAGCTGCGATGGGGAAGGGCGGGTGATATTGACTTATGACTGCAAAATGGAGAAGCGGCACGGGTAA